The window AACCAAACAGAGAGACTTGATTGGGAAGCAATGAAGGATCTGGAACCGAGACACATACAACCACAACTCCTATGCATATGAATATTAGAAACACGCATGAACAAGTACATAAACCAAGTTAAGAAATTGTTTTTCGCACTACTACAATACAATCTAAACACCTAGGATAGACTATACGGACAAGCAATAAAGAGAAATTTCCGCACATGCAAATATGAAAATTCCTCATGAGTTATATTAGGAAATGCCTTTCCGCTTCCGTTTCCCTTTTCCCTGAAACAGATGGAAAGTTTCTGTTGTATATACCTAATTGCAGGAAAAGTGGTGATAGAAGGATATAACCAGGCAAGAAACTTTTATACTAACATTTTAAAAGAATCGACTTAATCAACCATCTTCACACATGCATCCAATAGTATTTCAGAACACAAGTTAATAACATTGAACAGTCATTAGTTTTtactagcaaaagagcccgtgcgttgcaacgaatATAAATGAATGCATTTCGCTACGGAGGAAACATCACAGAGCTAATTGTAATGGATTTTTTTGGCAATATTGAATAATCTCATAATACCTATGCATGTGCATCAATAACAACACTTGCATTTTTAAAAATCATGGAACTCCATTTCATTTATGTTCCCATCATCAACGAAAATAAATATGGACAATCTCAAGATACTGTTTCCCAACCTAAAGACATCAGGATCATGGGCTGGAGTTATATGTATACAGACAGTAGAGCAAAAAGTGAAGATAAGAGTGGGTGTTGACAAACATATTGCCGTTTAATGAATGTAATTAATGCAAATAGGGAAATATAGATCAATATATCCAAACTATCTCTTTAGGTGAGCATACATACCTTGACAGCACTAGTAGTATATTACAATAGTAGGATCCACTACGATAGCATCACAAATACAACTAATTTGAATTTTCAGTCACTAAGGTGACTGCGGGCATATATTTTCCATGCAAATGCTTGTATCTTTCATCCTCGGAATGAACACCTATAGCATCATCACTAGGAACTGTTTCTATTCTTGTTATCACGATGATACATTCACCTAGGATGAAAGATATCAAAACATCATATCCACAAGTAACTTCAGGGCGAGATAATGATTCACAAACTGAAATAAGCCCCCTAACAGAGTTCACACGTACTTCCATACAAAAGTGTTGTATGTTATATCATCAAAAACATGAGCATCACTGTTCAGCGAGTTAAATAGTTGGATAGCACGATTGTTGTTCCTAATCATATATGGTTAAGTATCGTGTATGTCACATGATTGGGAAGAATACCAATTACCATCAATTGCAAGAGACTGTAAGCACCGTCCATCTTGCTTGCTCGACAAAGGCCATTGAGCATCCAATTATAGATGTGCAAATCCGGCATCATCCCATTTTCTGCAAAATCATGTATTATACTCAGAGCAAGCTCAAAATTTTCTTCTGTAGACATGTGCTTGCTCTTCTCTTTCCCCTTATGCTAAAAGTTATTTGGGGCAGCAGTCTAAACGACACATACCTTGCTCCCTGCAGTTTTGTAGCCAAAGACGGCCTCATGTCTCGACGATTTATATTTCGGCAAATGCCATTGACTAGTGTCGGTAACCATATCAGGTTCAACGTGGTTTTCCATCATCAGTTCAACAAGATCTAAACCTAGTCTTAGCTCTCTTACTTAAAGAACTGACTTATAAGCATTGTATAAATAATAGTCTGGGTTGCAAAACCTTCCTCCGGTATTCTTTCCAGATAATAGAGCCTTGCTTATTTTTGTGGTCTTTAATCAACCCATTTATTAGGGCACCATAAGCATGGGAACCAGGTTGCAAACCTCGCTCTAGCATTTCAAAGAAACACCGCAGGCGTCCTTTGTATGCCCCATAACGTAATGTCCAAAGTGATGTGTTAACCTCATCAGGTACCAGTCAAGCCTTAATAATCTGGCGTAGAGTAAACTCTGCTTCTTTAAGGCGCCTCCTTCTGCAAAGGCATGTTACGATGGAAACATAATTGCAATAGAATGCTCTAGCCTGTCTTGGCCATATCGTCAAATAGACCACGCGCACTGTCATCACCAATCTTACAGTATGTGGTTACCACAATTGAATTCATGGACATGTCAGATCTGACACCTCTGCTCTGCATAAGACTAATGAGTGTCCTAGCATCATCCTTGCGCTTTTGTCTACACATACATTTTATCGCAATGCTATATGTTAACTCTGCAGGTTTACAATCATAAGCCACCAACTAGTCCAATAGATAGTACGACACATCTAGTCCACCCTCTGAGCACATGGCAATTATCAGCATATATTGGAAACATCATCAATAGGGAGAAGATTGCTTCTCACCATCTCATTGAGAAGGCCCTTGGCCTCCTGCTGCAAACTCATGTTTGAGCAACCACTGGCCTGGGAAGAAAATTTCAGTAGCcaactgttgggaaacgtagcatgaaattaaaaaaaaaatcctacgctcacgcaagatctatctaggagatgcatagcaacgagaggaggagggtgtgtccacgtaccctcgtagaccgaaagcggaagcgtttgacaacgcggttgatgtagtcgaacttcttctagctccggccgatcaagcaccaaacgtacgacacctccgagttctgcacacgttcggcgcAATGTCATCCCTCGCCTTcatgatccagcaaggtgtcgaggaagtagatgagttccgtcagcacgacggtgtggtgacggtgatggtgaagtgattctctcagggtttcgcctaagcaccgcaaaactatgaccgggggtgtaaactatggagggggggcgtcgcacacggctaacaattatTGGTGTGTGTTCTAAGGCGCCCcatccccacatatatataggtgggaggggagggggagcaaccatggggcaccccaagtaggaggaatcctacttggggacCTCCCCCAATTAGGCCTCCCCCCTTCCTTATTTCCGGAGGGGGGAAAAGGAAGAGagaagggaggaaggaaagggggggcgaacCCCCTCTTCCTTCTCCTATTCAGCCTCCTGCCTAAGGGGGGTACctcttgtgggctggtgtgctcccctcttatggcccatatcttcccccggggggttccgttaacccccccggtactccgataaatacccgatactatccggagcacttccggtgtccaaattgaaggaaatatgccctagaggcaataataaagtataatttatttccttatatcatgatgaatgtttattattcatgctagaattgtattaaccggaaacataatacatgtgtgaatacatagacaaacagagtgtcactagtatgcctctacttgactagctcgttaatcaaagatggttatgtttcctagccatagacatgagttgtcatttgattaacgggatcacctcattaggagaatgacgtgattgacttgacccattccgttagcttagcactcgatcgtttagtatgttgctattgctttcttcatgacttatacatgttcctatgactatgagattatgcaactcccgtttaccggaggaacactttgtgtgctaccaaacgtcacaacgtaactgggtgattataaaggtgctctacaggtgtctccaaaggtacttgttgggttggcgtatttcgagattaggatttgtcactccgattgtcggagaggtatctctgggcccactcagtaatacacatcactttaagccttgcaagcattgtggctaatgagttagttgcgggatgatgtattacggaacgagtaaagagacttgccggtaacgagattgaactaggtatcgagatacagacgatcgaatctcgggcaagtaacataccgatgacaaagggaacaacgtatgttgttatgcggtctgaccgataaagatcttcgtagaatatgtgggaaccaatatgagcatccaggttccgctattggttattgaccggagaggtgtctcggtcatgtctacatagttctcgaacccgtagggtctgcacgcttaaagttacgatgacagttttattatgagtttatatgttttgatgtaccgaaggttgttcggagttccggatatgatcacggacatgacaaggagtcttgaaatggtcgagacataaagattgatatattggacgactatattcggacaccagaagtgtttcggagaagtttcggataaaaccggagtgccggaggggttaccggaaccccccggggaagtattgggccttagtgggcctgaggggagagagagggcagcagcccaggaggtggcgcccccctcccatggggagtccgaattggactaggggaagggggcgcggcccctctttccctctccctctctttccttcccccttctctcttcctagttggactaggaaaggggagtcctactcctactaggaggaggactccccccctccttggcgcgccccaagggccggccggcctcccccttgctcctttatatacgggggcagggggacacccctgacacacaattgatatacgatattttagccgtgtgccgtgcccccctccaccatattacacctcgataatatcgttgcggagcttaggcgaagccctgcgtcggtagaacatcatcatcgtcaccacgccgtcgtgctgacgaaactctccctcaacactcggctggatcggagttcgagggacgtcatcgagctgaacgtgtgctgaactcggaggtgccgtgcgttcagtacttgatcggtcggatcatgaagacgtacgactacatcaactgcgttgtgttaacgcttccgctttcggtctacgagggtacgtggacaacactctcccctctcgttgctatgcatcaccatcatcttgcatgtgcgtaggaatttttttgaaattactacgttccccaacagtggcatccgagcctgattttatgcgttgatgctatgcacgagtagaacacaagtgagttgtgggcgatataagtcatactgcttaccagcatgtcatactttggttcagcggtattgtgagatgaagcggcccggaccgacattacgcgtacgcttacgcgtgactggtttcaccgttgcgagcactcgttgcttaaaggtgactggcgggtgtctgtctctctcactttagttgaaccgagtgtcgctacacccggtccttgcgaaggttaaaacaacaccaacttgacaaactatcgttgtggttttgatgcgtaggtaagaacggttcttgctaagcccgtagcagccacgtaaaacttgcaacaacaaagtagaggatgtctaacttgtttttgcagggcatgttgtgatgtgatatggtcaagacatgatgctatattttattgtatgagatgatcatgttttgtaaccgagttatcggcaactggcaggagccatatggttgtcgctttattgtatgcaatgcaatcgccatgtaattgttttactttatcactaagcggtagcgatagtcgtaaaagcaatagttggtgagacgacaacgatgctacgatggagatcaaggtgtcgagccggtgacgatggtgatcatgacggtgctttggagatggagatcacaagcacaagatgatgatggccatatcatatcactatattgattgcatgtgatgtttatcttttatgcatcttatcttgctttgattgacggtagcattataagatgatctctcactaaaatttcaagataaaagtgttctccctgagtatgcaccgttgccaaagtttgtcgtgcccagacaccacgtgatgatcgggtgtgataagctctacgtccatctacaacgggtgcaagccagttttgcacacgcagaatactcaggttaaacttgacgagcctagcatatgcagatatggcctcggaacacggagaccgaaaggtcgagcatgaatcatatagtagatatgatcaacatagtgatgttcaccattgaaaactactccatttcacgtgatgatcggttatggtgtagttgatttggatcacgtaatcacttagatgattagagagatgtctatctaagtgggagttcttaagtaatatgattaatagaacttaaatttatcatgaacttagtacctgatagtatcttgcttgtctatgtcaattgtagatagatggcccgtgctgttgttccgttgaattttaatgcgttccttaagaaagcaaagttgaaagatgatggtagcaattacacggactgggtccgtaacttgaggattatcctcattgctgcacagaagaattacgtcctggaagcaccgctgggtgccaggcctcctgcaagagcaacaccagaagttatgaacgtctggcagagcaaagctgatgactactcgatagttcagtgtgccatgctttacggcttagaaccgggtcttcaacgacgttttgaacgtcatggagcatatgagatgttccaggagttgaagttaatatttcaagcaaatgcccggattgagagatatgaagtctccaataaattctacagctgcaagatggaagagaatagttctgtcagtgagcatatactcaaaatgtctgggtataataatcacttgattcaactgggagttaatcttccggatgatagcgtcattgacagaattcttcaatcactgccaccaagctacaagagctttgtgatgaactataacatgcaagggatgaataagacaattcccgagctcttcgcaatgctaaaggcagcggaggtagaaatcaaaaaggagcatcaagtgttgatggtcagtaaaaccactagtttcaagaaaaagggcaaagg is drawn from Aegilops tauschii subsp. strangulata cultivar AL8/78 chromosome 1, Aet v6.0, whole genome shotgun sequence and contains these coding sequences:
- the LOC109745704 gene encoding LOW QUALITY PROTEIN: uncharacterized protein (The sequence of the model RefSeq protein was modified relative to this genomic sequence to represent the inferred CDS: inserted 12 bases in 9 codons; deleted 5 bases in 3 codons; substituted 4 bases at 4 genomic stop codons), whose amino-acid sequence is MLCSSLLLFANLSQVRFLSYFHRLSESDCTPSVTSSAAILRAISAASMYCEAXDLFVLWRGALTPLLVSKFHVLIPGICSKGAIDKARFLFDAMHGSRLTPPVRVYKSLGFAHCKARRSPESDEXVAGTWLVQAFSLCQEGRLELALRVFHRMQVDEGVRLDGYAYTTKHGYADNGWELYEEMKDMAMGMEPSPVTYNVMIQWYCKSKWIGAAMALYGEMVSGSXLRSSTILMALLCKEINFVEAEQMFDKMLERGVSPDHVMFISVAKFLPKGWEVLCVXKALKAVAKLDYSGCWLLKFSSQASGCSNMSLQQEAKGLLNEMVRSNLLPIDDVSNMLIIAMCSEGGLDVSYYLLDXLVAYDCKPAELTYSIAIKCMCRQKRKDDARTLISLMQSRGVRSDMSMNSIVVTTYCKIGDDSARGLFDDMAKTGXRAFYCNYVSIVTCLCRRRRLKEAEFTLRQIIKAXLVPDEVNTSLWTLRYGAYKGRLRCFFEMLERGLQPGSHAYGALINGLIKDHKNKQXLYYLERIPEEGFATQTIIYTMLISQFFKXRELRLGLDLVELMMENHVEPDMVTXTLVNGICRNINRRDMRPSLATKLQGARYVSFRLLPQITFSXKGKEKSKHMSTEENFELALSIIHDFAENGMMPDLHIYNWMLNGLCRASKMDGAYSLLQLMVIGILPNHVTYTILNHIXLGTXNRAIQLFNSLNSDAHVFDDITYNTFVWKYV